In one Haemophilus parainfluenzae genomic region, the following are encoded:
- a CDS encoding DMT family transporter has product MFFVYLIIALAAGVALATQSAINTQLAKAMSGEAVIATFISFAVGTIVLFFIAWVKTDLWGNLSTVPSQPWWKLIGGILGAVVVFTTVLLAPKLGITAMLFFIIVGQLITATTIDHFGLIGMPIREVNITKFIGLIIVAFGLVFYFFGDKLVELFGTR; this is encoded by the coding sequence ATGTTTTTTGTTTATCTTATTATCGCCTTAGCGGCAGGTGTCGCACTCGCGACGCAATCAGCCATTAATACGCAGTTGGCGAAGGCCATGAGTGGCGAAGCGGTGATCGCGACCTTTATTTCTTTTGCAGTGGGAACAATCGTTCTCTTTTTTATTGCTTGGGTAAAAACCGATTTATGGGGCAATTTATCAACCGTCCCTTCACAACCTTGGTGGAAATTAATTGGTGGGATACTTGGTGCAGTTGTCGTGTTCACAACGGTTTTACTTGCACCTAAGCTAGGCATTACCGCGATGTTATTTTTTATCATCGTCGGACAATTAATTACCGCAACCACTATTGATCATTTCGGTCTTATCGGTATGCCGATTCGAGAAGTCAATATCACGAAATTTATTGGCTTAATTATTGTCGCCTTTGGATTAGTATTTTATTTCTTTGGGGATAAGTTAGTTGAGCTATTTGGGACGAGATAA
- a CDS encoding YnbE family lipoprotein, with translation MIKHLKFQPHFFIFAAMFTLTACTPTIQLDTPKEGITINMNVVVDHNIKVEMDEKSQKAVGEVEPAKK, from the coding sequence ATGATAAAACACCTTAAATTTCAACCGCACTTTTTTATTTTTGCGGCGATGTTTACACTTACAGCTTGCACACCAACCATTCAATTGGACACACCAAAGGAAGGCATCACCATTAATATGAATGTGGTGGTGGACCACAATATTAAAGTGGAAATGGATGAAAAATCACAGAAAGCCGTGGGTGAAGTAGAGCCTGCGAAGAAATAA
- a CDS encoding carboxymuconolactone decarboxylase family protein codes for MSQFKIHTIESAPEAAQEALKAVKNANGFIPNLIGVLANAPTALETYRTVGGINGRNSLTATEREVVQITAAVVNGCGFCVAGHTKIALKVLKLEEELVNQIRATARIESDKKLDTLARFTLAVILQKAKLTEAQLKAFFDAGYTQENAIDVILGVSLATLCNYVNNIAETPINPELQAFA; via the coding sequence ATGTCTCAATTTAAAATTCACACTATTGAATCAGCCCCTGAAGCAGCACAAGAAGCTTTAAAAGCCGTAAAAAATGCCAATGGTTTTATTCCAAATTTAATTGGTGTTCTTGCGAACGCCCCTACCGCACTTGAAACTTATCGCACAGTGGGTGGCATTAATGGTCGTAACAGCTTAACGGCAACAGAACGCGAAGTAGTGCAAATTACCGCGGCAGTAGTCAATGGCTGTGGTTTCTGTGTAGCAGGCCATACGAAGATCGCTTTAAAAGTATTAAAACTTGAAGAAGAGCTTGTGAACCAAATTCGTGCAACTGCTCGTATTGAAAGTGATAAAAAACTCGATACTTTAGCGCGTTTCACCCTTGCCGTTATTTTGCAAAAAGCAAAATTAACTGAAGCACAGCTTAAAGCGTTCTTTGATGCAGGTTATACTCAAGAAAATGCCATTGATGTGATTTTAGGTGTCAGCCTCGCCACATTATGTAACTATGTGAATAATATCGCTGAAACCCCAATCAATCCTGAATTACAGGCATTTGCATAA
- a CDS encoding DMT family transporter, with protein MPNIHLRNNYQKAVVCMVLAYISIALMGVFVKYASDELPSSEILFSRFFIGFVFLLPFLIKDGDFKVDMSQWKFLILRNLAGIASMLLTFYAIKYLPISIAILLMNTSALFVPLLLFFFKVRTPLKVLACSFMGFIGVSIIMLTNGSMNINPIHVGYALGAAVLAAMAFISLQELNKHNSPKNIVFYFHLLGSILLPLFFITQWEIPTLHGFTLLLLVGGFGLIFQLLLTRAFKYAPANVITPFAFTGVIFSSICDWFFWDNVPSLNFWIGSLVIIIAVSLLARMRAK; from the coding sequence ATGCCAAACATACATCTCCGCAATAATTATCAAAAAGCTGTTGTTTGTATGGTGTTAGCTTACATCAGCATTGCCTTAATGGGTGTATTTGTAAAATACGCCTCTGATGAATTACCGTCCAGTGAAATTTTATTTTCCCGCTTCTTTATTGGTTTTGTTTTTCTCTTGCCCTTTTTAATTAAAGATGGAGATTTCAAAGTCGATATGTCGCAATGGAAGTTTCTCATTTTGCGTAATCTAGCCGGCATTGCCAGTATGTTGCTAACCTTCTACGCCATTAAATATTTGCCGATTTCTATTGCGATTTTATTGATGAATACGTCCGCACTTTTTGTGCCTTTATTGCTGTTTTTCTTTAAAGTCAGAACGCCATTAAAAGTATTAGCTTGCAGTTTTATGGGGTTTATCGGTGTATCCATCATTATGCTGACCAACGGTTCAATGAATATCAACCCTATCCATGTAGGCTATGCGTTAGGTGCTGCAGTATTGGCGGCCATGGCATTTATCAGCTTACAAGAGCTCAATAAACACAACTCACCTAAAAATATCGTGTTTTACTTCCACTTATTAGGCTCGATTTTATTGCCACTCTTTTTTATTACTCAATGGGAAATACCAACACTACATGGATTCACATTACTGCTTTTAGTGGGCGGATTTGGTCTTATTTTCCAATTATTACTCACTCGCGCCTTTAAATACGCCCCTGCCAATGTCATCACGCCTTTTGCTTTTACTGGCGTGATTTTCTCCAGCATCTGTGACTGGTTCTTCTGGGATAACGTACCAAGCCTAAATTTCTGGATTGGTTCATTAGTCATTATTATTGCCGTCAGTTTACTTGCCAGAATGCGGGCAAAATAG
- a CDS encoding PTS mannose/fructose/sorbose transporter subunit IIC encodes MTTMEIILVTLVAAICGMGSVLDERQTHRPLVACTLIGLVLGDLETGIIVGGTLELVALGWMNVGAAMAPDAALASVIATILVIKGGQDKGSALAIAIPVAAAGQVLTIFVRTLTIFLQHKADDFAAKANFRGIEFCHFSGLALQALRVAIPTFFVALVAGTDTVTEALNAIPEVVTRGLQIAGGFIVVVGYAMVINMMRAGALMPFFFLGFVIASFTNYNLVGLGILGTCLAMIYIQLNPRFHQSTAPQAVAKRELADDELEGL; translated from the coding sequence ATGACAACAATGGAAATTATTTTAGTCACGCTCGTTGCCGCCATTTGCGGTATGGGGAGTGTATTGGACGAACGTCAAACTCATCGTCCTTTAGTTGCTTGTACCCTAATCGGCTTAGTATTAGGTGATTTAGAAACCGGTATTATTGTCGGTGGTACCCTTGAATTAGTGGCATTAGGCTGGATGAACGTGGGTGCGGCAATGGCACCAGATGCGGCATTAGCCAGTGTGATTGCGACTATCCTCGTCATCAAAGGCGGCCAAGATAAAGGGAGCGCATTAGCGATTGCGATTCCAGTAGCAGCTGCAGGTCAAGTATTAACCATCTTCGTTCGTACTTTAACCATCTTCCTTCAACACAAAGCCGATGATTTTGCCGCAAAAGCGAACTTCCGTGGCATTGAATTCTGTCACTTTAGCGGTCTTGCATTACAAGCATTACGTGTGGCAATTCCAACCTTCTTCGTTGCGTTAGTAGCAGGTACAGATACGGTGACTGAAGCATTGAACGCGATTCCTGAAGTAGTCACTCGCGGTTTACAAATCGCCGGTGGCTTTATCGTGGTCGTCGGTTATGCAATGGTAATCAATATGATGCGTGCAGGTGCATTAATGCCATTCTTCTTCCTAGGCTTCGTGATCGCCTCTTTCACCAATTACAACCTTGTAGGTCTCGGTATTTTAGGCACATGCTTAGCGATGATTTATATTCAATTAAACCCACGTTTCCATCAATCTACTGCCCCACAAGCAGTTGCAAAACGTGAATTAGCTGATGATGAACTTGAAGGACTATAA
- a CDS encoding YdbH family protein, whose protein sequence is MRKRCLWALIILLLLIVVSVGLLRVFATPKRVAQLTNHFLAPHYHIELADDWQWKATGLTLPELKVKTDQCTLVNLNDAQLTWWNTHSLDIEKASLDYDCLTHLPSDNAEKTPPNLTALWAALPISDVKVKHFQLTNTEALKQAALQPFLSADWALDANYNGNQLALEAQANNDGLELHHQSTVTPRDGIFQWTGNTDIKQSGDKTYDLQFTANFEPDLSQLPQQGNVLFNWNNPELAVTKGEAKVSWQGADGQLNAQDLTTNSPLLDVPFVFTKDGLDISWGKFYWTFDSYQPIKGFLGLSIHRAAEGLLPLSIDMNVILQTFGEMGKGEIVISGKNGEIGGGDDNNELDFELKTRGDLRYNATVAQTNLTYHLGGLFTHPVVYFYPGSVFKMDTVQPDTKLHVRLPLDDIIIGRYGLEGRLLATLTGTTPQFENLDLKLDGNAHEFIAGIKTVFDLRDEEHKLQSVEKQATNRWDWTINGSANWKSLNTPVKMEGKGFWEADHIELNQLSARSNEVKMKEVKMAPLSLELKDRLRWDYEEEHIRGLLQAKTDWIELAYGGRFVSPVFGLGIDGKSISNFNFAGDLKAGSLGPLDVLGVYQNTALSGKISWKEQSAKVFQSLFPQQWNWLIHEGSIKGQSEFAINGNGVKMKGELNLKNGKITMPDGEIYGLNIRFPMNYENSALQVSSSKPIHISTHNIRYGALSVANGELDLFGRYPNTMKNPLTLRNVKLSLFDGVLTVPQLSFPQSKMATLSFTNIDLAQVLALAQYNQVTLTGRANATLPFWLGHKECLICNGTLEQVGNVSIKLTDEMVKGLKKGGWTENILVDLLKEMELQNSHAAVTLDPKGQMTLRASISGFNPTKRTNNPITLNYTHQENMFELWNMIDYGSQFEQNLQYKLYKQLDKTNDKTP, encoded by the coding sequence ATGCGAAAGCGTTGCCTGTGGGCTTTGATTATTTTGTTGCTGTTAATCGTAGTAAGCGTTGGCTTATTACGCGTTTTTGCGACCCCAAAACGTGTAGCGCAACTTACCAATCATTTTTTAGCACCGCATTATCACATTGAATTAGCTGATGACTGGCAATGGAAAGCGACAGGTTTAACACTGCCTGAACTAAAAGTGAAAACAGATCAATGTACCCTCGTAAATCTCAATGATGCGCAACTCACTTGGTGGAATACGCATAGTCTTGATATTGAAAAGGCTAGTTTGGATTATGATTGTTTAACTCATTTACCAAGCGATAACGCTGAAAAAACACCACCAAATTTGACCGCACTTTGGGCGGCATTACCTATTTCTGATGTCAAAGTTAAACACTTTCAATTAACGAATACCGAAGCGCTGAAACAAGCTGCTTTGCAGCCTTTTTTATCAGCTGATTGGGCGTTAGATGCCAACTATAATGGCAATCAATTAGCGCTTGAAGCTCAAGCGAATAATGATGGGCTTGAGCTACATCACCAATCCACGGTCACGCCACGAGATGGGATCTTCCAATGGACGGGCAATACCGATATCAAACAATCAGGCGATAAAACCTATGATCTTCAGTTCACTGCAAATTTTGAGCCCGATCTTTCTCAACTGCCTCAACAAGGAAATGTTTTATTCAATTGGAATAACCCAGAACTAGCCGTCACAAAAGGCGAGGCAAAAGTGTCGTGGCAAGGGGCGGATGGTCAGTTAAATGCCCAAGATTTAACAACTAATTCACCATTGTTGGATGTGCCTTTTGTGTTCACCAAAGATGGCTTGGATATTTCATGGGGGAAATTTTATTGGACCTTTGATAGCTATCAACCAATCAAAGGCTTCCTTGGGTTATCTATTCACCGTGCTGCTGAAGGCTTATTGCCATTAAGCATTGATATGAACGTTATCTTGCAAACCTTTGGTGAAATGGGCAAAGGGGAGATTGTGATTTCAGGCAAAAATGGTGAAATCGGCGGTGGCGATGACAATAATGAATTGGATTTTGAGCTGAAAACACGCGGGGATTTACGTTATAACGCTACCGTGGCACAAACCAATTTAACCTATCATCTTGGCGGGCTCTTCACACATCCAGTGGTGTATTTTTACCCGGGTTCCGTCTTTAAAATGGATACCGTTCAGCCAGATACCAAGTTGCACGTTCGTTTACCGTTAGATGACATTATTATTGGTCGTTATGGTTTGGAAGGTCGTTTGCTCGCAACATTAACGGGCACGACACCACAGTTTGAAAATCTCGATTTAAAATTAGACGGAAACGCCCATGAGTTTATTGCCGGTATTAAAACCGTGTTTGATTTGCGGGATGAAGAACATAAGTTGCAGTCTGTAGAAAAACAAGCGACAAACCGTTGGGATTGGACAATCAATGGCAGTGCAAACTGGAAATCCTTAAATACGCCAGTCAAAATGGAAGGGAAAGGTTTTTGGGAAGCGGATCATATTGAATTAAATCAGCTTTCTGCACGTTCTAATGAAGTGAAAATGAAAGAGGTGAAAATGGCACCGCTTTCGTTAGAACTCAAAGACCGACTCCGCTGGGATTATGAAGAAGAGCATATTCGAGGTTTGTTGCAAGCGAAAACAGATTGGATTGAACTGGCTTATGGCGGTCGTTTTGTTTCGCCTGTTTTCGGTTTAGGTATTGATGGTAAGAGTATCAGTAACTTCAATTTCGCAGGTGATTTAAAGGCTGGTTCGCTTGGGCCTTTAGATGTCTTGGGTGTATATCAAAATACTGCACTTTCAGGCAAAATCAGCTGGAAAGAACAATCTGCAAAAGTATTCCAATCACTTTTCCCTCAACAATGGAATTGGTTAATTCATGAGGGTAGCATTAAAGGGCAGAGTGAATTCGCAATCAATGGCAATGGCGTGAAGATGAAGGGGGAGCTGAATCTTAAAAATGGCAAAATCACTATGCCAGATGGCGAGATTTATGGCTTAAACATTCGCTTCCCGATGAATTATGAAAACTCGGCATTGCAAGTGTCTTCGAGCAAACCAATCCATATTTCGACTCACAATATTCGCTATGGTGCGCTTTCCGTCGCAAATGGAGAATTGGATTTGTTTGGGCGTTATCCGAATACCATGAAAAATCCGCTTACTTTGAGAAATGTGAAACTTTCCTTATTTGATGGCGTATTGACGGTGCCTCAGCTCAGTTTTCCACAAAGTAAAATGGCGACACTTTCTTTTACTAATATTGATTTAGCCCAAGTGTTAGCCTTGGCACAATATAACCAAGTAACCTTAACCGGCCGCGCCAATGCGACCCTGCCATTTTGGCTTGGACATAAGGAATGTTTGATTTGTAATGGTACATTGGAACAAGTGGGAAATGTGTCCATCAAATTAACCGATGAAATGGTGAAAGGGTTGAAAAAAGGTGGTTGGACAGAAAATATCTTGGTGGATTTATTAAAAGAAATGGAACTACAAAATTCCCATGCAGCGGTGACGCTCGATCCGAAAGGGCAAATGACATTGCGTGCGAGTATCAGCGGGTTTAATCCAACCAAGCGAACCAATAATCCGATAACGTTAAATTATACGCACCAAGAAAATATGTTTGAATTGTGGAATATGATTGACTATGGCTCGCAATTTGAACAAAATCTGCAATATAAACTTTATAAGCAATTAGACAAGACAAATGATAAAACACCTTAA
- a CDS encoding mannose/fructose/sorbose PTS transporter subunit IIB — MTHIIVATHGKFSEEIVNSAAMVYGEDENCHVVTFLPGEGGEHLIEKYNAIIATLPENEPVLFLVDLFGGSPYNAASRIASERDNTDIVTGINLPMLLEVLDAKDGASLDELVETAKEVGVAAVKSFRQPKESKPAPTPAAKPAEAPKTAPNPTALSGNMNISLLRIDSRLIHGQVATSWAKAVKCEAIFAINDDVANDALRRDLLLQIAPEHLKAYVIPVEKAIKVYHNPKYAGKNILWLVTNPTDIVRLIEGGVKIDKVNVGGMTFREGDKMLSQAVAVNTTDVAAFKQLLDKGVELSLQQVASSPKSMLTHKELDAIQF, encoded by the coding sequence ATGACCCACATTATCGTTGCAACGCACGGTAAGTTTTCTGAAGAAATCGTCAATTCCGCCGCTATGGTGTATGGCGAAGATGAAAACTGCCATGTCGTGACTTTCTTACCGGGTGAAGGCGGTGAGCATTTAATCGAGAAATACAATGCGATTATTGCCACGCTGCCTGAAAATGAACCGGTGCTCTTTTTGGTCGATTTATTTGGTGGTAGCCCATACAACGCGGCAAGCCGAATCGCCAGTGAAAGGGATAATACCGATATCGTCACCGGCATTAATCTACCAATGTTGCTTGAAGTGCTTGATGCTAAAGATGGCGCTAGCTTAGATGAATTGGTAGAAACCGCGAAAGAAGTCGGGGTCGCTGCCGTGAAATCCTTCCGTCAACCTAAAGAAAGCAAGCCTGCTCCAACGCCAGCCGCTAAACCAGCTGAAGCACCAAAAACCGCTCCAAATCCAACCGCACTTTCCGGCAATATGAACATTTCCTTATTACGTATTGATAGCCGTTTAATCCACGGCCAAGTGGCGACCTCTTGGGCGAAAGCAGTGAAATGTGAAGCGATTTTTGCGATAAATGATGATGTGGCGAACGATGCGCTTCGTCGTGATTTATTACTTCAAATCGCGCCTGAACATTTAAAAGCTTATGTGATTCCTGTGGAAAAAGCCATTAAAGTGTATCACAACCCGAAATATGCGGGAAAAAACATTCTTTGGTTAGTGACTAATCCAACAGATATCGTGCGCTTAATCGAAGGCGGTGTGAAAATTGATAAAGTCAACGTGGGCGGTATGACGTTCCGTGAAGGCGACAAAATGCTTTCCCAAGCAGTTGCTGTCAATACAACTGATGTGGCGGCATTTAAACAGCTTTTAGATAAAGGCGTGGAATTAAGCTTACAACAAGTGGCGAGCAGCCCGAAATCAATGCTCACACACAAAGAGCTTGATGCGATTCAATTTTAA
- a CDS encoding Fe(3+) dicitrate ABC transporter substrate-binding protein — translation MKKLFKTTLASALLMVSAFASAVTVKDAKGEFTLDKTPSRVVVLEYSFVDALAQVGVSPVGVADDNKIDRILPQVREKIAAWQSVGTRSQPSLEVIASLKPDLIIADPSRHTAVFEELKKIAPTVMFDSRHESYQENLETAQKIGDLVGKSAEMKAKINEHNDYIANIAKNLGVQGKKASFGTSREDKFNIQNDNGYVGSFLTTLGFAPTKLNSDQAFVEINLEQLVMEKPEYLFIAHYRDESIARKWEAEPLWKAIPAVKANHVYSVDSDMWARGRGLEASKIMAKQIEDFVKQK, via the coding sequence ATGAAAAAATTATTCAAAACTACTTTAGCTTCCGCATTATTAATGGTATCCGCATTCGCTAGCGCCGTGACGGTTAAAGATGCGAAAGGTGAATTTACCCTTGATAAAACCCCAAGCCGTGTTGTGGTATTGGAATATTCTTTTGTGGATGCTTTAGCCCAAGTCGGTGTAAGCCCAGTAGGTGTGGCTGACGACAACAAAATCGATCGTATTTTGCCGCAAGTGCGCGAAAAAATTGCTGCATGGCAATCCGTTGGCACGCGTTCTCAACCGAGTCTTGAAGTGATTGCTTCTCTCAAACCCGATTTAATTATTGCTGATCCATCTCGCCATACTGCAGTATTTGAAGAATTGAAAAAAATTGCGCCAACGGTGATGTTTGATTCCCGTCATGAAAGCTACCAAGAAAATCTTGAAACTGCGCAGAAAATTGGTGATTTAGTCGGTAAAAGCGCTGAAATGAAAGCGAAGATCAATGAACATAATGATTACATTGCCAACATCGCAAAAAATTTAGGTGTACAAGGCAAAAAAGCCTCATTTGGTACTTCCCGAGAAGATAAATTTAATATCCAAAATGACAATGGCTATGTGGGTAGTTTCTTAACGACATTAGGTTTTGCGCCAACTAAACTCAATAGCGATCAAGCTTTCGTAGAAATCAACCTTGAACAATTAGTAATGGAAAAACCGGAATACTTGTTCATTGCCCATTATCGTGATGAAAGTATTGCGCGCAAATGGGAAGCTGAGCCACTTTGGAAAGCCATTCCTGCGGTCAAAGCGAACCATGTTTACAGTGTTGACTCCGACATGTGGGCGCGTGGTCGCGGTTTAGAAGCAAGCAAAATTATGGCAAAACAAATTGAAGATTTCGTGAAGCAAAAATAA
- a CDS encoding redoxin family protein, with protein MKKILIALLLFLSPLSFAQENVSLADIPLKTLDNQTVSLSQYQGKPLYIKMWASWCPICLAGLAEIDDLSAEKNLDFNVITIASPGQKNEQNSQKFINWYKGLDYKNITVLLDENGEIIKRANVLGYPFNLLLDKDLNLIKAQPGHLNSDQIKQFVKE; from the coding sequence ATGAAAAAAATATTGATCGCACTTTTATTGTTTTTGAGTCCATTGAGTTTTGCACAAGAGAATGTGTCTTTGGCGGACATCCCCTTGAAGACGTTGGATAATCAAACCGTCTCTTTATCACAATATCAAGGCAAACCGCTTTATATCAAAATGTGGGCATCTTGGTGTCCAATTTGTTTAGCGGGGTTAGCAGAAATTGATGATCTCAGTGCTGAAAAGAACCTTGATTTTAATGTGATTACGATTGCCTCACCTGGACAAAAGAATGAACAAAATAGTCAAAAATTTATCAATTGGTATAAAGGCTTGGACTATAAAAATATCACCGTATTATTGGATGAAAACGGTGAAATCATTAAACGAGCTAATGTATTAGGCTATCCGTTTAATTTACTATTGGATAAGGATTTAAATCTTATCAAAGCACAACCTGGACATTTGAATTCAGATCAAATTAAACAATTTGTGAAGGAATAA
- the msrAB gene encoding bifunctional peptide-methionine (S)-S-oxide reductase MsrA/peptide-methionine (R)-S-oxide reductase MsrB, with product MKYTKTFLILTALFGGLQSSLTYADHTESSKEQKMTMESKQEQQIIYLAGGCFWGLEAYMERIQGVTDAVSGYANGKGDTTNYQLLHATDHAETVKVTYDPNKISLDKLLQYYFRVIDPTSINKQGNDRGRQYRTGIYYQNEQDKAVIEAALKTLQSKYQVPIQIEVEPLKNYVEAEEYHQDYLKKNPNGYCHIDIKKADEPLIDDKKYPKPSDAELKQKLTALQYDVTQGKHTERSFSNEYWDNFAPGIYVDITTGEPLFSSKDKFESGCGWPSFTKPIAAEVAEYQRDNSFNMTRIEVLSRSGHAHLGHVFDDGPRDKGGLRYCINSASIKFIPLDEMEKQGYGDLIPFVK from the coding sequence ATGAAATATACAAAAACATTTCTCATATTGACCGCACTTTTTGGCGGTTTGCAAAGTAGTTTAACGTATGCTGATCACACAGAATCATCAAAGGAGCAAAAAATGACAATGGAAAGTAAACAAGAACAACAAATTATTTATCTTGCCGGTGGTTGTTTTTGGGGACTAGAAGCTTATATGGAAAGAATTCAAGGCGTGACTGATGCTGTTTCTGGTTATGCCAATGGAAAAGGTGATACCACTAACTACCAATTATTGCATGCGACAGATCATGCGGAAACGGTGAAAGTCACTTACGATCCAAATAAAATTTCGTTAGATAAATTACTGCAATATTATTTCCGCGTTATCGATCCAACCAGTATTAACAAGCAAGGCAATGATCGAGGCAGACAATATCGCACCGGCATTTATTATCAAAATGAGCAAGATAAAGCCGTTATTGAAGCGGCATTAAAAACCTTACAAAGTAAATATCAAGTGCCGATTCAAATTGAAGTAGAACCGCTGAAAAATTATGTGGAGGCGGAAGAGTATCATCAGGATTATCTCAAGAAAAACCCGAATGGTTATTGCCATATTGACATCAAAAAAGCCGATGAGCCATTAATTGATGATAAAAAATACCCAAAACCAAGTGATGCAGAATTAAAGCAAAAACTGACCGCACTTCAATATGATGTGACGCAAGGCAAACATACCGAACGCTCTTTTAGTAACGAATATTGGGATAATTTCGCGCCGGGTATTTATGTGGATATCACCACGGGAGAACCGTTATTTTCTTCTAAAGATAAATTTGAATCAGGTTGCGGCTGGCCAAGTTTTACCAAACCGATTGCCGCTGAAGTGGCGGAGTATCAAAGAGACAATAGCTTTAATATGACTCGCATTGAGGTATTAAGCCGCAGTGGCCATGCCCATTTAGGTCATGTATTTGATGATGGCCCTCGTGATAAAGGCGGTTTACGTTATTGCATCAATAGCGCATCGATTAAGTTTATTCCATTAGATGAAATGGAAAAACAAGGCTATGGCGATTTGATTCCCTTTGTGAAATAA
- the manZ gene encoding PTS mannose transporter subunit IID: MTEQTKKSLTKGDIRSTYWRSTFLLGSFNFERMQAMGFCVSMIPAIKRLYSKKEDQAAALKRHLEFFNTQPWVASSIIGVTAAMEQERANGNDIDDSAISGVKVGLMGPLAGVGDPIFWGTLRPVLAALGAGLAITGSLLGPLLFFIGINLCRAVTRWYGFKYGYEKGTTIVNDMGGGRLQKLTQGASILGLFVMGSLVSKWTSINIPLELSRYKNQMGEEVVTTVQSVLNDLLPGLAALGLTFLCMYLLRKKINAMYIIFALFGVGILGYHFGVLA; the protein is encoded by the coding sequence ATGACTGAACAAACTAAAAAATCATTAACAAAAGGCGATATCCGTAGCACTTACTGGCGTTCAACTTTCTTGCTAGGTTCCTTCAACTTTGAACGTATGCAAGCAATGGGTTTTTGTGTATCCATGATCCCTGCCATTAAACGTCTTTACAGCAAAAAAGAAGATCAAGCAGCGGCATTAAAGCGCCACTTAGAATTCTTTAATACCCAACCTTGGGTGGCCTCATCTATCATCGGTGTAACCGCCGCGATGGAACAAGAGCGCGCGAACGGTAACGATATTGATGACTCAGCAATCAGCGGGGTGAAAGTCGGCTTAATGGGCCCATTAGCCGGTGTGGGTGACCCAATTTTCTGGGGAACATTACGTCCTGTACTAGCAGCTCTTGGTGCGGGCTTAGCCATTACTGGTAGCCTTTTAGGGCCATTACTTTTCTTCATCGGTATCAACCTTTGCCGTGCAGTAACTCGTTGGTATGGTTTCAAATACGGCTATGAAAAAGGTACCACAATCGTTAACGATATGGGTGGCGGTCGCTTACAAAAATTGACGCAGGGGGCATCTATCCTCGGTCTCTTTGTCATGGGCTCTCTGGTATCGAAATGGACGAGTATCAACATTCCATTAGAACTTTCCCGCTATAAAAACCAAATGGGCGAAGAAGTGGTTACCACTGTGCAAAGCGTGTTAAATGACCTTCTCCCAGGCCTTGCAGCGTTAGGTTTAACCTTCTTATGTATGTATTTATTACGTAAAAAAATCAACGCTATGTACATCATCTTCGCCTTATTCGGCGTGGGTATTTTAGGCTATCATTTTGGTGTGTTAGCATAA